In Nitrospira sp., one genomic interval encodes:
- a CDS encoding sodium-translocating pyrophosphatase has translation MSDSAIITFALVAAAAGIAYGLYLATWVFKLDAGNAAMQAIAKAIQEGAGAYMNRQYRTVGVVAAVLFVVLWGAGALSDKFGLLTAVGFLVGAGASAIAGYVGMIIAVRANVRTAQAAHEGMNAALTVAFRGGAVTGLLLIGLGLLAITAFYTLAAQIAGQEKAIHALLSLGFGGSLISVFARVGGGIYTKAADVGADLVGKVEAGIPEDDPRNPAVIADNVGDNVGDCAGMAADLFETYAVTTVAAMVLAFTLFKGVSAPILYPLALGAVTIFATIVGITFVKVSPGGDIMPALYKGLFVAGGIAAVAFFPITTTIMDGVGGVSGVSYYIAALLGLAVTLALVFITDYYTSKSYAPVQEIAKASETGHATNIIAGLAVGMQSTAAPVVVIAAAILVSFWVCGGAASGGLYGVAVAAVSMLSMAGIVVAIDAFGPITDNAGGIAEMSHLGKAVRDITDPLDAVGNTTKAVTKGYAIGSAGLAAVVLFAEYAREVAAHNPASAAFDLSDPKVLVGLFLGGMLPFLFGALCMKAVGQAGGLVVEEVRRQFRTIKGIMEGTGKPEYGTCVDIVTQAAIQKMMVPGLIPVASPIIVGVVLGPQALGGMLVGSIVTGLFVAISMTSGGGAWDNAKKYIEEQGKKGSDTHKAAVTGDTVGDPYKDTAGPAVNPMIKVINIVALLIVSLIAR, from the coding sequence GTGAGTGACTCAGCGATCATCACATTCGCGTTGGTAGCCGCCGCCGCCGGGATTGCCTATGGACTGTATCTGGCCACGTGGGTCTTTAAGCTGGATGCCGGAAATGCGGCTATGCAGGCCATCGCGAAAGCGATTCAAGAGGGAGCCGGTGCATACATGAATCGGCAGTACAGGACCGTCGGTGTCGTGGCGGCGGTGTTGTTCGTGGTGCTCTGGGGCGCCGGGGCCCTGTCCGACAAATTCGGTCTCTTGACTGCAGTCGGTTTTCTGGTCGGAGCCGGTGCCTCCGCGATCGCCGGGTATGTCGGGATGATTATCGCTGTGCGCGCAAATGTGCGGACTGCCCAGGCCGCGCATGAAGGCATGAACGCGGCCCTAACGGTGGCCTTCCGGGGCGGAGCCGTGACGGGCCTGCTGCTTATCGGGCTCGGGCTCCTTGCCATCACCGCGTTCTATACGTTGGCGGCGCAGATTGCGGGGCAGGAAAAGGCCATACATGCCTTGCTGAGTCTGGGATTCGGCGGCAGTTTGATCTCCGTCTTCGCCAGGGTCGGCGGCGGCATTTATACCAAGGCTGCGGACGTCGGGGCCGACCTGGTCGGAAAAGTGGAGGCCGGGATTCCGGAAGATGATCCTCGCAACCCGGCCGTCATCGCGGATAACGTGGGGGACAATGTCGGTGATTGTGCGGGCATGGCGGCGGACCTCTTCGAAACCTACGCGGTTACCACCGTTGCCGCCATGGTGCTGGCCTTTACCCTCTTCAAGGGAGTCAGTGCGCCGATTCTCTATCCGCTCGCCTTAGGAGCTGTGACCATCTTTGCGACGATTGTTGGCATCACGTTCGTCAAGGTGAGTCCCGGTGGGGATATTATGCCGGCGCTGTACAAGGGCTTGTTCGTTGCCGGTGGAATCGCGGCCGTGGCGTTCTTCCCAATCACAACCACCATCATGGATGGTGTGGGCGGCGTCAGCGGGGTGAGTTATTACATCGCGGCCTTGTTGGGCCTCGCCGTCACCCTGGCCTTGGTGTTCATTACCGATTACTACACGTCGAAGAGTTATGCGCCGGTGCAGGAAATCGCCAAGGCAAGCGAAACCGGCCACGCGACCAACATCATCGCCGGATTGGCGGTGGGGATGCAATCGACCGCGGCACCGGTGGTTGTGATCGCCGCGGCCATCCTGGTGAGTTTCTGGGTCTGTGGCGGGGCGGCATCCGGCGGCCTGTACGGCGTGGCGGTGGCGGCAGTGTCTATGCTGTCGATGGCCGGGATCGTGGTGGCGATCGATGCCTTCGGTCCCATCACCGACAATGCCGGGGGCATTGCGGAGATGTCGCATTTGGGGAAGGCGGTCCGGGATATCACCGATCCGCTCGATGCCGTCGGCAACACGACCAAGGCCGTCACCAAGGGGTATGCGATCGGGTCGGCGGGGTTGGCGGCGGTAGTGCTGTTCGCGGAGTATGCGCGGGAAGTGGCGGCTCACAATCCGGCGTCGGCTGCGTTCGATCTGTCGGATCCCAAGGTGTTGGTGGGTCTCTTCCTGGGCGGCATGTTGCCGTTTCTATTCGGCGCACTCTGCATGAAGGCGGTCGGGCAGGCCGGCGGGTTAGTCGTGGAAGAAGTGCGACGGCAGTTTCGAACGATCAAGGGCATCATGGAAGGGACGGGAAAACCCGAGTATGGCACCTGCGTCGATATCGTGACGCAGGCGGCGATTCAGAAGATGATGGTTCCAGGGTTGATTCCGGTCGCTTCGCCCATCATTGTAGGAGTCGTGCTCGGGCCCCAAGCTTTGGGCGGCATGTTGGTGGGCAGCATCGTGACCGGCCTGTTCGTGGCGATCTCGATGACGAGCGGTGGTGGAGCATGGGACAATGCCAAGAAATACATCGAGGAACAGGGCAAGAAGGGCAGCGACACCCACAAGGCGGCGGTCACGGGAGATACGGTCGGCGATCCGTACAAAGACACGGCGGGTCCAGCCGTGAATCCTATGATCAAGGTGATCAACATCGTCGCGTTGTTGATTGTTTCCTTAATCGCCCGTTGA
- a CDS encoding ubiquitin-like protein Pup — protein sequence MEKQERRPETRKESHSKDEVKPNPKVVESGKKLKEDIDKLVDEIDDVLEKNAEEFVKNYVQKGGE from the coding sequence ATGGAGAAACAAGAGAGGAGACCGGAAACCAGGAAAGAGTCCCATTCCAAGGATGAGGTTAAACCGAATCCGAAGGTCGTCGAATCCGGCAAGAAGTTGAAAGAAGATATCGATAAACTTGTCGATGAAATCGATGATGTACTCGAGAAAAATGCTGAAGAGTTCGTGAAGAACTACGTACAAAAGGGAGGGGAATAA